CTCCGTCACGCCGGGCGCCGGCACAAAGGTCGAGGCCTGGCGGTTGCCCAGGGTGATGGTGCCCGTTTTATCGAGCAGCAGCACGTCCACATCGCCGGCCGCTTCCACGGCGCGCCCCGACGTGGCGATCACATTGGCCTGCATCATGCGGCTCATGCCGGCTACGCCGATGGCGGACAACAAACCGCCGATGGTGGTCGGAATCAGACACACGAGCAGCGCGATCAGCACCGTGATCGTCACCGGCGTGCCAGTGCCGGCCGCCGCCACGGAAAACAGCGAATACGGCAGCAGGGTCACGGTGACGATCAGGAACACGATCGACAGCGCCACGAGCAAAATCGTCAGGGCGATTTCATTCGGCGTCTTCTGGCGCTTGGCGCCTTCGACCATGGCGATCATGCGGTCGATGAACGCTTCGCCCGGGTTGACGGAAACGCGCACCAGCAGCCAGTCCGACAGCACGCGGGTGCCGCCCGTCACAGCCGAAAAATCGCCGCCCGATTCGCGGATCACGGGTGCCGATTCGCCCGTGATGGCGCTTTCGTCGACGGAAGCTACGCCGGCCGTCACTTCACCGTCGGCGGGAATGACGTCACCCGCCTCGACCAGCACCGTCATGCCCTTGCGCAGATCGGTGGCCGGCGTGGGCAGCCAGGAGGTGCCGTACTTCGGCGTTTGCATTTTCTTTGCCATCACCGTCTGCTTGAGGGCGCGCAGCGAGGCCGCCTGGGCCTTGCTGCGGCCTTCGGCCAGCGCTTCGGCGAAGTTCGCGAACAGCACGGTAAACCATAGCCACACGGCGACGGCGAGGATGAAGCCGAACGGCGCTTCACCCTGGCCACCGCTGATCCCGGCCTGGGTCGCCAGCAGGCTCGTGATGATGCTGCCGACGTAGACGACGAACATCACGGGGCTGCGCCACTGCGTGCGGGGGTCGAGTTTTTTGAACGCATCGACGACGGCGGGGCCGATCAGTGCGGAATCGAACAAAGTCAGGCTTGTGCGTGACATGGTAGCCTCTTATTTGATGAAAAGTTGCAGGTGTTCGACGATCGGGCCCAGGGCCAGCGCGGGAACGTAATTCAATACGCCAACCAGCACGACGACGCCGATCAGCAAGCCGATGAACATGGGGCCGTGCGTGGGCATGGTGCCGGCGTTGGCCGACAGGCGCTGCTTAGCCGCCAGCGAACCGGCCACCGCCAGCACGGGCACGATCACGCCGAAGCGGCCGAACCACATGGCGATCGCCAGCATCACGTTGTAGAACGGCGTGTTGGCGGACAGGCCGGCAAACGCGCTGCCGTTGTTGTTGGCCGCCGACGTGAAGGCATACAGGATCTCCGAGAAGCCGTGCGCGCCCGGATTGGCCACGCCGATCTTGCCCGGTTCGACCATCACGGCAATCGCCGTACCCGTCAATACCAGCGCTGGCGTAATCAGGATGGCCAGCGACACCATCTTCATTTCATAGGCCTGGATTTTCTTGCCCAGGTATTCAGGCGTGCGGCCTATCATCAGGCCGGCGATGAAGACGGCCAGGATCGCAAACATCAGCATGCCGTACAGGCCCGTGCCCACGCCGCCGAAGATCACTTCGCCGAATTGCATCAGCAGCAGCGGCACCATGCCGCCCAGCGGCATGTAGGAGTCGTGCATGGAATTGACGGCGCCGCACGATGCCCCCGTCGTCACCGCTGCGAACAGGGTCGAGGAGCTGATGCCGAAGCGCGTTTCCTTGCCTTCCATATTGCCGCCCGATTGCAGGCTGCTGGCCTGTTGGTCCACGCCCAAGGCTTGCAAGGCGGGATTGGCTTGCTGCTCGGCGCTCATCACGCCGACCGTCATGACGACGAAGATCAGGCTCATCGCGGCCAGCACTGCCCAGCCCTGGCGCAGGTCGCCCACCATGCGGCCAAAGGTGAAGCACAGGCCGGCGGGAATGATGAAAATGGCCAGCATCTGCAGAAAGTTCGACAGCACGGTCGGGTTTTCATACGGGTGCGAGGAATTGGCATTGAAGAAGCCGCCGCCATTCGTGCCCAGCAGCTTGATCGATTCCTGCGACGCGACGGGGCCCATGGCGATCGTCTGCGTGGTCGCCACTTGCGCTTCCATCACGGGTTTACCGCCCGTATCGAGCACGGGCTGGCCGTCGGCCGTCAGCTTCGGCGTTTCATACGCCACGTGGTCGAGCAGGGTCACTTCCTTGTAAGCGGAAAAATTCTGGATCATGCCTTCGCCCATGAAGACGACGGACAGGGCCAGGGAGAGCGGCAGCAGGATGTACAGGGTCGAGCGCACCAGGTCGACCCAGAAATTGCCGATCGATTTGCCCGAGCGCGAGGCGAAGCCGCGCACCAGCGCGAAGATCACGGCGATGCCGGTGGCCGCCGAGAAGAAGTTCTGGCATGCCATGCCCAGCATCTGGGTCAAATAGCTCATGGTCTGTTCGCCGCCGTAGCCCTGCCAGTTGGTATTGGCGACGAAGCTGACGGTGGTATTGAACGAGGAATCGGGGCTGACGGCGCCCAGGCCCTGTGGATTCAACGGTAAAAAACCCTGCAGGCGCTGCAAGCCGTAGACGAAGACGGCGCCCACGGTGTTAAACACGATCAGGGCGATGGCATAGCTTTTCCAGCCCATGGCCTTGTCGGCAGGCAGGCCGGACCAGCGGTACAGCAGGTTTTCCAGCTTTTGCAGCCAGCCCAGGCCGCGCACGGGGCCGTCGCCGGCCACCTTGGCCATGTACAGGCCCAGCGGATAGCCGGCGGCCAGCAGCACTGCCAGGAAGGCCACCAGCAGCAATATCGATTGCGTCGTCATCACAGTTCCTCCGCCTTCAGCAGCGCCACCAGCAGGTACACGAGCAGGCCAGCCGAGACCACGGCGCCCAGCACATAAAACGCGTTCATTTGACGCTCCCTAATTTGTCGCAGGCGACGGCAAAGCCGGCCGCCACAACGAAAAAAACGGCAATCAAGCCGAGATACACGAGATCCATTCCCACCCTCATTCAGGTTTGTTTTGATAGTGAGCAGATTAGCCAAAAGGGTCTAAAAAATTCGTAAAGACTGGGGAGGTGCTTGTAAACAAGATGTAAAAACGGCGGCTTTGCCGCATAAAATCCATCACAATTGGCGTAAAACCACGCCTGAGGCGCACTGTTGTTGCCCTGGAGTAGCGCTATTGCTCGCTGGACAAGATAGAATGCGCGAGCGTCCGCACAAGGACGCCTAGCCTGCCGCACTGCCCTCTGCCAGTGACGCTGGACGGAATATACTGTATATTTATACAGTTATCGCCGCCGTTGTCACTGCGCACCGCAGTGCCCCGGCCTGGCGTTCCAACCACTGTCTTTACTTAGCTTGAACACGTATGGCCACTAAAAAACCAGCATCCGACTACAGCGAATCATCCATCCGTGTCCTGAAAGGACTGGAACCCGTCAAGCAGCGCCCGGGGATGTACACCCGCACTGAAAATCCGCTGCACATCATTCAGGAAGTGATCGACAATGCCTCCGACGAGGCGCTGGGCGGTCATTGCACGCATATCGCCGTCACGCAAAATACGGATGGCAGCATCACCGTCGAAGACAATGGCCGCGGCATTCCCGTCGGCATCCACCCTGAAGAAGGCGTGCCGACGGTGGAAATCGTGTTTACACGGCTGCACGCGGGCGGCAAGTTCGACAAGGGTTCGGGCGGCGCCTACGCGTTCTCGGGCGGCTTGCACGGCGTCGGCGTGTCCGTCACCAATGCGCTGTCGACGCGCCTGGAAATCACCGTCTGGCGCAAGGAAAGCGACGGCAACGGCCTGCATCACATGGTGTTTGCGAATGGCGACGTGATCGAGCCCTTGACTTCGCGCCCTGCCCCGCGCGACGGCAAGAAGTCGGGCACGCGCGTCACGGCCTGGCCTGACGCGAAATATTTTGATTCGCCCAACATCTCGCAAACGGAGCTGCAGCGCCTGCTGCGCTCGAAAGCCGTGCTGCTGCCGGGCGTCACCGTCACCCTCACCAACGCGAAAACGGGCGACACGCAAACGTGGCAGTACGCGGAAGGCTTGCGCGGCTACCTGACCGAAACGCTGGCGCAGGTATCGAATGGCGAAACCCTGATTCCCCTGTTCGAAGGCGCGCAGTACGCTGGCCCGGACTCGGAAGGCTTTGCCGAAGGCGAAGGCGCGGCCTGGGTGGTGGCATGGACGGAAGAAGGCGCCATCGTGCGCGAATCGTACGTCAACCTGATTCCCACCTCGAATGGCGGCACGCACGAATCGGGCTTGCGCGACGGCCTGTTCGGCGCCGTGAAAAACTTCGTCGAAATGCACTCGCTGCTGCCCAAAGGCGTCAAATTGCTGCCCGAAGACGTATTCGCGCGCGCCTCGTTCGTGCTGTCGGCGAAAGTGCTGGACCCGCAATTCCAGGGCCAGATCAAGGAACGCCTGAACTCGCGCGACGCCGTGCGCCTCGTCTCGACCTTCACCAAGCCGCCGCTGGAACTGTGGCTGAACCAGCACGTCGATTACGGCAAGAAGCTGGCCGACCTGGTGATCAAGCAGGCGCAGTCGCGCCAGCGTTCGCTGCAAAAAGTGGAAAAGAAAAAATCCTCGGGCGTGGCCGTGTTGCCCGGCAAGCTGACCGACTGCGAATCGTCGGACATCGCGCGCAATGAACTGTTCCTCGTCGAGGGCGACTCGGCGGGCGGTTCGGCCAAGATGGGCCGCGACAAGGAATTCCAGGCGATCCTGCCCCTGCGCGGCAAGGTCTTGAACTCGTGGGAAACGGACCGCGACCGCCTGTTTGCCAATAACGAAATCCACGATATTGCGGTCGCCATCGGCGTCGATCCGCACAGCGTGGGCGACTCGCCCGACCTGTCCGGCCTGCGCTACGGCAAGATCTGCATCCTGTCCGACGCGGACGTGGACGGCTCGCACATCCAGGTACTGCTGCTGACCTTGTTCTTCAAGCACTTCCCCGTCCTGATCAACAAGGGCCACATCTGCATCGCCCGCCCGCCGTTGTACCGCGTGGACGCGCCGGCGCGCGGCAAGAAGCCGATGCAGAAGATCTACGCGCTCGACGACGGCGAACTGGTGGCCATCGAAGACAAGCTGCGCAAGGAAGGCGTGAAACAGGGCGCCTGGTCGATCTCGCGCTTCAAGGGTCTGGGCGAAATGAACGCCGAGCAGCTGTGGGAAACGACGATGAACCCGGACACGCGCCGCCTGCTGCCCGTCACGCTCGGTGAAGTCGACCACATGGCCTCGGCCTCGCGCTTCAATATGTTGATGGGCAAGGGCGAAGCGGCCGGACGCCGCGCCTGGATCGAAGAACACGGCAATGAGGCGGAGGCGGATATCTGATGATCATCGGCATCGACCTTGGAACCACCAACAGCCTGGTCGCCATCTGGCGCGACGGCAAGGCTTCCATCATCCCGAATGCGCTCGGTGAACACCTGACGCCGTCGTGCGTGAGCATCGATGACGACGGCACCGTGCTGGTGGGCCGCGCCGCGCGCGAGCGCCTGCAGACGCACCCGCAGCTGACGGCGGCCGTCTTCAAGCGCTACATGGGCAGCGAAAAGAAGATCACCCTCGGCACGCAGCAGTTCCGCCCGGAAGAGCTGTCGTCGATGGTGCTGCGCGCGCTGAAGGAAGATGCCGAAGCCTTCCTCGGCCACAAGGTCGAGGAAGCCATCATCACCGTGCCCGCGTATTTCAGCGATGCGCAGCGCAAGGCCACGCGCATCGCCGGCCAGCTGGCGGGCTTGCGCGTGGAGCGCCTGCTCAACGAGCCGACGGCCGCCGCGCTGGCCTACGGCATCCGCGACAAGGAACAGGAAAGCAAATTTCTCGTCTTCGACCTGGGCGGCGGCACGTTCGACGTGTCGATCCTCGAACTGTTCGAAGGCGTGATGGAAGTGCGCGCCTCGGCCGGAGACAATTTTCTGGGCGGCGAAGACTTCGTCACCGTGCTGGTCGACGCTTTCATGGAAGGCTGCGGCTTGCGCGACGCCGTCGGCAGCCGCCTGCTCGACCCGCGCCAGCAACAGCTGCTGCGCGATGAAGCCGAGCGCGTCAAGCGTTTGCTGTCGGAGCAGCCGTCCGTGCGCATGGCCACGCGCTACCAGGACAGGGAATACAGCTGGGAGATCGGCGAAGACAAACTGGCGCAGCTGTGCGAGCCCCTGCTGGCCCGCTTGCGCCTGCCCGTGGAACGGGCGCTGCGCGACGCCACCATCCGCGCCGCGGAATTGAATGAAGTGGTGCTGGCCGGCGGCGCCACGCGCATGCCGCTGGTGCGCAAACTCGTCTCGCGCATGTTCGGCCGCTTCCCCGCCATCCACCTGGACCCGGACGAAGCCGTGGCGCTGGGCGCCGCCGTGCAGGCGGGCCTGAAGATGCGCGACGCGGCCCTGGACGAAGTGGTCATGACGGACGTGGCGCCGTATTCGCTGGGCATTTCGATCTCGCGCCAGATCGGCGCGAACCAGTATGAAGGCGGGCATTACCTGCCCATCATCGAGCGCAATTCCGTGGTGCCCGTCTCGCGCACGGAAAACATCACCACCATCCACGACAACCAGAAGGAAATCAACGTGGCGATCTTCCAGGGCGAGTCGCGCCTGGTGGCCGACAATGTTTTCCTTGGCAAGATCAGCTTCCCGATCCCCGCGAAAAAGGCGGGCGAGATCGGCATCGACGTGCGCTTCACCTACGACGTCAGCGGCGTGCTGGAAGCGGAAGTGACGGTGCTGGCCACGCAGGAACGCCACAAGATGATCATCAGCGATAACGCTGGCGTGATGACGCCGGAGCAGATCGAGCAGCGCTTTGCGGAACTGGCCGACCTGAAGATCCACCCGCGCGAACAGATGGAAAACCGCACCCTGGTCACGCGCGCCGACCGCCTGTACGAACAGTCGCTGGGCGACGTGCGCCAGTACCTGGCGGCGCACACGGCCAACTTCCAGGCCGCGCTGGAAACGCAGGACCCGAACACCATCCGCAAGGCACGCCAGGCGCTCGACGAGGTGTTGCGCCAGGTCGAGAGCGAGAGTTTCCTGTAGATGGACGGCGGCATGCACAACGGACAGCGCAGCCTGTGGGCCATCCTCGGCACGGAGCCGACCGGCGACGAGCGCGCCCTCAAGCGCGCGTATGCGAAGCGCCTGAAGGTGACGCGTCCCGAAGACGATCCGGCCGCCTTCCAGGAGCTGCGCGAAGCGTATGAGTACGCGCTGCGCCATGCGCACCTGTTTGCCAAGGAGCTGCCGGAAGCGCAAGCGGCCGAGGCCGAAGCGGCAGCGATGGCAGCGCCGCCCATGGAGCCGGCCGAGCTGTGGGGCGTCGTCGACCAACCCGCGCAGGAAGCGCAGGAGCCGCCTGCGGAACTGTGGGGCGTCATAGCCCAGGAGCCCGCAGCACCGCCGGAACTATGGGGCGTGGTCGCCATCGATCCCGTCCAGGAAGGCGCCAGCCTGTGGCAGGCATTCCTGGAACAGTCGCGGCGCCGCGACGCGGCCGCCCTGCTGGCCGGCTTCCTCGAACGCGAAGAATTGCTCAACCTCGACGTGCGCGAGGAATTCGAGCTGTGCGCGCTGCGCTACTGCGCCAGCGCCGGCTATGACCTGTCGCTGCGCCATGCCTTGTTCGAGCAGCTGGGCTGGGACCGCGACTTTTCCTACCTGGCGCGCAGCCATGGGGACCTGGTGCGCAGCGCCGTGCAGCGCTACCGGGCCGACCGCTCGTTCGCGCATTTCAGCGACAACCGCGACAGCTACCCGGGCCTCGATTGCATCATGTCGCAGCAGCCGCCATCGGCCTATGCGCGCCAGATGCTGGACAAAAAATTCAACCTGCAGCTGCGCGAGCTGCTGCAGACGATACGCTGGCAGCATGGCGAAATGCTGGCCTATAAACTCGATACGGATCTGTTCGAGCAATGGGAACAGGCGGTTTTTTCGCGCCGCTATTTCAAGCAAACGGCCTTCGCATCGGCGGGCCTGGGCTTCGTGCTGCACATCATCCTCTCCAGCCTGTTCAAGGTCGCCGACATCAGCCTCGGTGACATGGGCGCGTATGCCAGCCTGCTGGGTTGCCAGGCGCTGGCCTTTGCCGTGCTGGCCATGCACGCGCTGCGCTGGCCCGCGCCCCTGTTCGCGCGGCTGCACGCGCTGCAGGAAGGGCTGCAGGAGCGCCTGCCCGTGCTGCGGCAGCGTCACGGACTGCTGCAGCTGGCCTGGATCGTGCCCTTTGTGCTGCTGGCGCTATTGCTGTTCCTGCCCGAGCGCAGCGATACGCTGCGCATCGCCACCTCGGTGGGCTTGTGCGCCTCGGCGCTGCTGGCATATGCCATGAACCGCCAACTGCTCAACGGCATGCTGCTTGCCGCCGCGCTGGGCCTGGCGCTGGTCGCCGCCTTGTTCATGAACGGCATAGGCTCTGCGGCACTCGTCATCGCCAATGGCATGCCCATGATGTTTTGCCTGTTACTGCTTGCCTTGCGCAGCGCCGCTGGCCTGTATGAGGAATGCGGCTTGCCCGTGGCGCGTTTGCCGCGCCTGCGCGTGGCATGGCTGATCGGCTGCGCCGGCCTGCTGCTGCCCCTGTATCTGCAACTGCTGCCAGCCGTGCCGCTCGGTGCCGCGCTGTATGCCTGGTCATGCGCAGGTCTGCTGATTTCGCCCAGCGATTTGCGCTGGAGGACGGTCTGGCCGCTGGTGCTGGTGCCCTCCCTTGGCAGCTTTTTGCTGGCCGGCCAGGCCGCGTCCGTGCGCTCCATGTCGATGATGCATAACGGCGTCGAGCTGGCCCTGATCGTGCTGTACTTCACCCTGCGCTGCATCTATCTGCGCTACGGCGCCGCCTTATCCCGACCCGGGCTGTCATAATCAGCCCCACGAATTCAACCGCAACCACTTAACACCGAAACAAGCGCCATGTCCACACAAACCAATTTATTTGACGATGCCCAGCCTGAGCCGACCGAGCCGGATGAACCGGTATTCGACGGCGAAGCGCTGACTCTGTCCACCTTTGCCGAGCGCGCCTATCTCGATTACGCCATCTCCGTCGTCAAGGGCCGCGCCCTGCCCGACGTGTGCGACGGCCAGAAGCCGGTGCAGCGCCGCATCCTGTATGCGATGAATGAGCTGGGCCTCAATTCCACGGCGAAGCCCCGCAAATCGGCGGCCGTGGTCGGCGACGTGCTCGGTAAGTTGCATCCGCACGGCGACCAGTCCGTGTACGACGCGCTGGTGCGCATGGCGCAGGATTTTTCCTTGCGCTACCCGCTGATCGATGGCCAGGGCAACTTCGGCTCGCGCGATGGCGACGGCGCCGCGGCCATGCGTTACACGGAAGCGCGTCTGACGCCGATCGCCAAGCTGCTGATGGATGAAATCGGCATGGGCACGGTGGATTTCCAGCCCAACTACGACGGTTCGACGGAAGAGCCGAAGCTGCTGCCGGCGCGCCTGCCGATGGTGCTGCTGAACGGCGCCTCCGGCATCGCCGTGGGCCTGGCAACAGAGATCCCGTCGCACAATCTGGCCGAAGTGGCAAAAGCGGCCGTCGCCATGATCCGCGATCCGAAGATGACGCACGCCGAGCTGATGGCCATCATTCCCGGCCCCGACTTCCCCGGCGGCGGCCAGATCATCACGCCGCCATCGCAGATCGCCGACATGTACGCGAGCGGGCGTGGCAGCATGAAGGTGCGCGCGCGCTGGAAAATCGAAGAGCTGGCGCGCGGCCAGTGGCAAGCCGTCGTGACGGAACTGCCGCCGGGCACCTCGTCGCAAAAGGTGCTGGAAGAAATCGAGGAGCTGACGAATCCGAAGATCAAGCTGGGCAAGAAGGCGCTGTCGCCGGA
Above is a genomic segment from Janthinobacterium sp. 64 containing:
- the kdpA gene encoding potassium-transporting ATPase subunit KdpA; amino-acid sequence: MTTQSILLLVAFLAVLLAAGYPLGLYMAKVAGDGPVRGLGWLQKLENLLYRWSGLPADKAMGWKSYAIALIVFNTVGAVFVYGLQRLQGFLPLNPQGLGAVSPDSSFNTTVSFVANTNWQGYGGEQTMSYLTQMLGMACQNFFSAATGIAVIFALVRGFASRSGKSIGNFWVDLVRSTLYILLPLSLALSVVFMGEGMIQNFSAYKEVTLLDHVAYETPKLTADGQPVLDTGGKPVMEAQVATTQTIAMGPVASQESIKLLGTNGGGFFNANSSHPYENPTVLSNFLQMLAIFIIPAGLCFTFGRMVGDLRQGWAVLAAMSLIFVVMTVGVMSAEQQANPALQALGVDQQASSLQSGGNMEGKETRFGISSSTLFAAVTTGASCGAVNSMHDSYMPLGGMVPLLLMQFGEVIFGGVGTGLYGMLMFAILAVFIAGLMIGRTPEYLGKKIQAYEMKMVSLAILITPALVLTGTAIAVMVEPGKIGVANPGAHGFSEILYAFTSAANNNGSAFAGLSANTPFYNVMLAIAMWFGRFGVIVPVLAVAGSLAAKQRLSANAGTMPTHGPMFIGLLIGVVVLVGVLNYVPALALGPIVEHLQLFIK
- the kdpF gene encoding K(+)-transporting ATPase subunit F, with translation MNAFYVLGAVVSAGLLVYLLVALLKAEEL
- a CDS encoding DNA topoisomerase IV subunit B — encoded protein: MATKKPASDYSESSIRVLKGLEPVKQRPGMYTRTENPLHIIQEVIDNASDEALGGHCTHIAVTQNTDGSITVEDNGRGIPVGIHPEEGVPTVEIVFTRLHAGGKFDKGSGGAYAFSGGLHGVGVSVTNALSTRLEITVWRKESDGNGLHHMVFANGDVIEPLTSRPAPRDGKKSGTRVTAWPDAKYFDSPNISQTELQRLLRSKAVLLPGVTVTLTNAKTGDTQTWQYAEGLRGYLTETLAQVSNGETLIPLFEGAQYAGPDSEGFAEGEGAAWVVAWTEEGAIVRESYVNLIPTSNGGTHESGLRDGLFGAVKNFVEMHSLLPKGVKLLPEDVFARASFVLSAKVLDPQFQGQIKERLNSRDAVRLVSTFTKPPLELWLNQHVDYGKKLADLVIKQAQSRQRSLQKVEKKKSSGVAVLPGKLTDCESSDIARNELFLVEGDSAGGSAKMGRDKEFQAILPLRGKVLNSWETDRDRLFANNEIHDIAVAIGVDPHSVGDSPDLSGLRYGKICILSDADVDGSHIQVLLLTLFFKHFPVLINKGHICIARPPLYRVDAPARGKKPMQKIYALDDGELVAIEDKLRKEGVKQGAWSISRFKGLGEMNAEQLWETTMNPDTRRLLPVTLGEVDHMASASRFNMLMGKGEAAGRRAWIEEHGNEAEADI
- a CDS encoding molecular chaperone HscC; its protein translation is MIIGIDLGTTNSLVAIWRDGKASIIPNALGEHLTPSCVSIDDDGTVLVGRAARERLQTHPQLTAAVFKRYMGSEKKITLGTQQFRPEELSSMVLRALKEDAEAFLGHKVEEAIITVPAYFSDAQRKATRIAGQLAGLRVERLLNEPTAAALAYGIRDKEQESKFLVFDLGGGTFDVSILELFEGVMEVRASAGDNFLGGEDFVTVLVDAFMEGCGLRDAVGSRLLDPRQQQLLRDEAERVKRLLSEQPSVRMATRYQDREYSWEIGEDKLAQLCEPLLARLRLPVERALRDATIRAAELNEVVLAGGATRMPLVRKLVSRMFGRFPAIHLDPDEAVALGAAVQAGLKMRDAALDEVVMTDVAPYSLGISISRQIGANQYEGGHYLPIIERNSVVPVSRTENITTIHDNQKEINVAIFQGESRLVADNVFLGKISFPIPAKKAGEIGIDVRFTYDVSGVLEAEVTVLATQERHKMIISDNAGVMTPEQIEQRFAELADLKIHPREQMENRTLVTRADRLYEQSLGDVRQYLAAHTANFQAALETQDPNTIRKARQALDEVLRQVESESFL
- a CDS encoding J domain-containing protein; this encodes MHNGQRSLWAILGTEPTGDERALKRAYAKRLKVTRPEDDPAAFQELREAYEYALRHAHLFAKELPEAQAAEAEAAAMAAPPMEPAELWGVVDQPAQEAQEPPAELWGVIAQEPAAPPELWGVVAIDPVQEGASLWQAFLEQSRRRDAAALLAGFLEREELLNLDVREEFELCALRYCASAGYDLSLRHALFEQLGWDRDFSYLARSHGDLVRSAVQRYRADRSFAHFSDNRDSYPGLDCIMSQQPPSAYARQMLDKKFNLQLRELLQTIRWQHGEMLAYKLDTDLFEQWEQAVFSRRYFKQTAFASAGLGFVLHIILSSLFKVADISLGDMGAYASLLGCQALAFAVLAMHALRWPAPLFARLHALQEGLQERLPVLRQRHGLLQLAWIVPFVLLALLLFLPERSDTLRIATSVGLCASALLAYAMNRQLLNGMLLAAALGLALVAALFMNGIGSAALVIANGMPMMFCLLLLALRSAAGLYEECGLPVARLPRLRVAWLIGCAGLLLPLYLQLLPAVPLGAALYAWSCAGLLISPSDLRWRTVWPLVLVPSLGSFLLAGQAASVRSMSMMHNGVELALIVLYFTLRCIYLRYGAALSRPGLS